In Nostoc sp. GT001, a genomic segment contains:
- a CDS encoding sugar transferase, giving the protein MNNLYLYSVNCLQQPSHPSTLSVRKRLIDIVGAIVGLIVTFMIAIPVAIATFIHEPSPIFYSQIRCGLNGKTFRIWKFRSMIVDADKLKHLVENQAKGHIFKSVDDPRITPVGKFLRRTSLDEFPQFWNVLLGDMSLVGTRPPTPDEVSNYDPHHWDRLRVKPGITGEWQANGRSSITDFETIVKMDMDYQRKWSITYDLSLIIKTIWVVFKKTGAY; this is encoded by the coding sequence GTGAATAATCTTTATCTTTATTCAGTTAATTGTTTGCAACAGCCTTCACACCCGTCAACTTTAAGCGTGAGAAAACGATTAATTGACATTGTTGGAGCAATTGTGGGGCTGATTGTTACATTTATGATAGCAATTCCCGTAGCAATTGCTACTTTTATTCATGAACCAAGTCCAATATTTTATTCCCAAATTCGCTGTGGTTTAAACGGAAAAACTTTCCGCATCTGGAAATTCCGCTCCATGATAGTCGATGCTGATAAACTCAAGCATTTGGTTGAGAACCAAGCCAAAGGTCACATTTTTAAATCTGTTGACGATCCTCGCATTACTCCTGTTGGTAAATTTTTGCGGCGTACTAGCTTGGATGAATTCCCTCAATTTTGGAATGTTTTATTAGGGGACATGAGTTTAGTTGGTACTCGTCCACCTACTCCTGATGAAGTCAGTAATTACGATCCACACCACTGGGATAGATTGCGAGTCAAACCAGGCATTACCGGAGAATGGCAAGCTAATGGGCGTTCCAGTATTACAGACTTTGAAACCATTGTGAAAATGGATATGGATTATCAACGTAAGTGGTCTATAACTTATGACCTGAGTCTGATTATTAAAACTATCTGGGTGGTATTTAAAAAGACTGGTGCTTATTAG
- a CDS encoding carbohydrate ABC transporter permease, producing MLNWKKSRSQILLMYAVLGAIALLMLFPLLWLISTALKSPTENIFQSPPQLLPSQPTLNNFSSVWNSLPFGQYLYNSTLVSILTVGLNLLFCALAAYPLARLSFVGRDWIFIAIVSTIMIPFQIVMIPLYILTVQMGLRNTYLGMIFPSLASAFGIFLLRQAFMSVPKEIEEAARMDGSSELGLWWHIMLPAVRPALVTLAIFVFIGAWSDFLWPLIVIQDENLYTLPLGVAKLAGTFSLDWRLVAAGSVIAIAPVLVLFLFLQRYIVPTETGSGVKG from the coding sequence ATGCTGAACTGGAAAAAATCACGATCGCAGATTCTACTAATGTATGCAGTGTTGGGAGCGATCGCCCTGTTGATGCTCTTTCCTTTACTATGGCTAATTAGTACAGCCTTGAAATCACCTACGGAAAATATTTTTCAGTCGCCGCCACAGTTGCTACCGAGTCAACCGACACTAAATAACTTCTCTAGTGTGTGGAATTCTCTACCGTTTGGACAATACTTGTATAACAGTACCTTGGTATCAATACTGACTGTAGGCTTAAATCTGCTGTTTTGCGCTTTAGCGGCCTATCCGTTGGCAAGATTGTCGTTTGTGGGGCGAGACTGGATTTTTATAGCGATCGTCTCTACGATTATGATTCCCTTCCAAATCGTGATGATTCCCCTTTATATTCTGACAGTCCAGATGGGTTTGAGAAATACTTATTTAGGGATGATTTTTCCGAGTTTAGCTTCTGCCTTTGGGATTTTTTTGTTGCGCCAAGCTTTCATGAGTGTCCCCAAAGAAATAGAAGAAGCCGCCCGGATGGATGGCAGCTCAGAGTTAGGATTATGGTGGCATATTATGTTACCAGCAGTTCGCCCTGCATTGGTAACTTTAGCTATTTTCGTATTCATTGGTGCTTGGAGTGACTTTTTGTGGCCTTTAATTGTCATCCAAGACGAAAATTTATACACTCTTCCTTTGGGAGTCGCCAAGCTAGCAGGTACATTTTCTCTTGACTGGCGCTTGGTAGCTGCTGGCTCAGTAATTGCGATCGCTCCAGTATTAGTACTATTTTTATTTTTACAACGTTACATTGTACCTACAGAAACAGGTAGCGGCGTCAAGGGTTGA
- a CDS encoding Crp/Fnr family transcriptional regulator, whose amino-acid sequence MEDRYSLQAQANSWMIASAPFFQGLPETAVETALTHLVTRTHPANQVILLENDWGGSVYFIMDGWVKIRTYNLEGKEVTLNIIGKGELFGEMAALDEAPRSTDVITLAPTVIGSMPAQDFVKLLQIEPLAGVRLAQLMARRLRQVNRRLRLRESDSQSRVADTLLFLAEGQGKKGQTGTEIPNLPHRELSSLSGLARETVTRVLTRLRKKGLIKRDQDTICIPDLSALERMIV is encoded by the coding sequence ATGGAAGATCGATATAGCTTGCAAGCACAGGCTAATTCCTGGATGATCGCCTCCGCTCCCTTTTTTCAAGGGTTGCCAGAAACTGCTGTGGAAACAGCCCTCACCCATCTTGTTACCCGCACTCACCCAGCCAATCAGGTGATTTTACTGGAAAATGACTGGGGTGGTTCTGTGTATTTTATTATGGACGGATGGGTAAAAATTCGCACCTACAATCTGGAAGGAAAAGAGGTAACGCTGAATATTATTGGCAAAGGTGAATTGTTTGGTGAAATGGCGGCGCTAGATGAAGCACCTCGATCCACCGATGTGATTACCTTGGCCCCAACGGTAATTGGTAGTATGCCTGCTCAGGATTTTGTCAAGTTACTTCAGATAGAACCCTTGGCGGGAGTTCGATTGGCGCAACTCATGGCACGACGTTTGCGGCAAGTAAATCGCCGATTGCGGTTGCGGGAATCTGATAGCCAGTCAAGGGTAGCAGATACGTTGTTATTTTTGGCAGAAGGACAGGGAAAAAAAGGACAAACCGGAACCGAAATCCCCAATTTACCTCATCGGGAATTGAGTAGCTTGAGCGGACTGGCGCGGGAAACGGTGACACGAGTATTGACAAGGCTNAGAAAAAAAGGCTTGATTAAACGGGATCAAGACACTATTTGTATTCCCGATTTGTCAGCCTTAGAAAGAATGATCGTTTAA